The following coding sequences are from one Amphiprion ocellaris isolate individual 3 ecotype Okinawa chromosome 19, ASM2253959v1, whole genome shotgun sequence window:
- the tex2 gene encoding testis-expressed protein 2: MSGQGSSSRAGGQHADAPRHAPGPKLQVQRSLSRDTITIHFSALGKEEDDEEEELYGIGPAAATSVLDGAGGLRGPADDQSVATGLEAKEELLFQSVGMELSSGAAVLPVSDPYPHSPSPAMTIIPTSHLSSTPPTSSSWPSDKPLANPPSTSSSSSSPCKSAALSSSKPFLSLVRSLSNDVESRETPPALSTVAPAHARHRHLMKSFVKSLSTDTSKTEHQEGPLHQYLQQQQPSHRPPPRNMQLFKQFSQPRLSSSPVIVTQAGGETAKTAPSSPIMSPDGRSFFKVQEVEAKIEDTKRRLSEVMSDPLQLFSKIMGDESGMAAVGTHRAKSLSSSASELSGVTAVNGHAEGSNKYSIKEEGAEGEEEEEETPTGKGPDSVFFSFPPLAPAPAFIQASSSILHKSPSLTLGRCSMSALVARQEDEDFCELYSEDFEICTDTETPDGDRSGSRQPHTGSTGLCSELDTEEEEKAEVEVQTVPVTGLVFLTQLVYWYLVLPVPPWVCAVVHGVVAGFMLALLVLWMSSPRRSSSGTRIGRNRMEPWNVAQLDIKEPGIFKGWMNEIHSYDPEMYHATLTHSVYVRLEGSVLRLSKPNRNISRRAAHNEPKPDVTYISQKIYDLTDSKIYLMPQSLARKRVWNKKYPICIELAKQEDFMSKAQGERPEAGEDKLPGLGEKIERVDKGEKTEGPALVEEPKRPTSGGGDLTIYLFGRTGREKEEWFRRFLLASRMKSEGRSGSLAGICKSAFLPSHSRSSSLQSGGGLEADSRSSSRGSLEELPLSQPRPRDASAAPSCGATAGMKQKILLDYNIYMAKYVNPQAPPRSPTATDSPGHSPDSSPKTTKKLRRSSEESAEPEAWVNAFLGRIFWDFLGEKYWANVVSKKIQMKLSKIRLPYVMNELTLTELDMGFSIPKILQASKPSVDHQGLWFDLEVSYTGSFLMTLETKMNLARLGKEGEGLGEHGKEWPRTYCLADSDEESSSAGSSDEEDPPELLSDKPVLPGAEGYVGGHRPSKIMRFVDKIAKSKYFQKATETEFIKKKMEEVSNTPLLLTVEVQECRGTLAVNIPPPPTDRIWYGFRSPPHLELKARPKLGEREVTLAHVTEWIEKKLDQEFQKIFVMPNMDDVWLPIMHSAMDTRSNANLITVTNDALKDPEPEDSEVSDM, translated from the exons ATGAGCGGtcagggcagcagcagcagggcagGAGGGCAGCATGCCGACGCTCCTCGTCACGCTCCCGGACCGAAGCTACAGGTACAGCGCTCGCTCTCTCGAGACACCATCACCATACACTTCTCTGCTCtggggaaggaggaggacgatgaggaggaggagctctACGGGATCGGACCCGCTGCAGCCACGTCTGTCCTGGACGGTGCCGGGGGACTCCGAGGCCCAGCCGACGACCAAAGTGTGGCGACGGGTCTGGAGGCAAAAGAGGAGCTGCTGTTTCAATCTGTCGGCATGGAGCTGTCATCTGGAGCCGCTGTGCTTCCTGTTTCAGACCCTTACCCACACTCACCCTCACCTGCCATGACCATCATCCCCACCTCCCACCTGAGCTCCACCCCTCCCACCAGCTCCTCCTGGCCGTCTGACAAACCTTTGGCCAACCCCCCATCCACCAGCTCCAGCTCCTCTTCCCCCTGCAAGTCTGCGGCGCTGTCGTCCTCCAAGCCTTTCCTCAGCCTCGTCAGGTCTTTGTCCAACGACGTCGAGTCTCGGGAAACTCCTCCGGCGCTCTCCACGGTGGCCCCAGCACACGCTCGCCACCGACACTTAATGAAGTCTTTTGTTAAATCTCTGTCCACGGACACTTCCAAGACCGAGCACCAGGAGGGGCCTCTTCATCAgtacctccagcagcagcagccttccCACCGGCCTCCACCTCGTAACATGCAGCTCTTCAAACAGTTCTCCCAGCCCCGCCTGTCCTCCAGCCCGGTCATCGTCACTCAGGCAGGGGGAGAAACCGCCAAAACCGCCCCGTCTTCCCCCATCATGTCCCCAGACGGAAGGTCCTTCTTCAAAGTCCAAGAGGTGGAGGCCAAGATAGAAGACACCAAGCGGCGGCTGTCGGAGGTGATGTCGGACCCGTTGCAGCTTTTCAGTAAAATCATGGGGGACGAGTCTGGTATGGCCGCTGTTGGAACTCATCGTGCCAAATCTCTGTCCTCCAGCGCATCCGAGCTCAGCGGGGTGACGGCAGTGAACGGACACGCAGAAGGTAGCAACAAATACAGCATCAAGGAAGAGGGGGCTGaaggggaggaagaagaggaagaaacccCAACAGGAAAAGGCCCTGActcagtgtttttctctttcccGCCTCTGGCACCAGCTCCGGCCTTCATCCaggcctcctcctccatcctccacaaGTCGCCCTCCCTCACGCTGGGTCGCTGCTCCATGTCGGCCCTGGTAGCTCGGCAGGAGGACGAGGATTTCTGCGAACTGTACAGCGAAGACTTTGAGATATGTACCGACACGGAGACGCCAGACGGGGATCGCTCCGGGTCCCGGCAGCCCCACACCGGCAGCACTGGTTTGTGCAGTGAACTGgacactgaggaggaggagaaagcagAGGTGGAGGTCCAGACTGTGCCTGTGACCGGCCTCGTCTTCCTAACACAGCTGGTGTACTGGTACTTAGTCCTTCCGGTGCCGCCCTGGGTGTGCGCGGTGGTGCACGGGGTGGTGGCCGGGTTCATGTTGGCGCTGCTGGTGCTCTGGATGTCTTCACCTCGACGCTCCTCATCAGGGACCAGAATAGGGAGGAACAGGATGGAGCCCTGGAACGTGGCCCAGCTGGACATCAAGGAACCAGGAATATTCAAG GGCTGGATGAATGAGATCCACAGCTACGACCCGGAGATGTACCACGCCACCCTGACACACTCTGTTTACGTCCGGCTGGAGGGCTCCGTCCTGCGTCTGTCCAAACCCAACCGGAACATCTCCCGCCGTGCCGCACACAACGAGCCTAAACCCGACGTCACTTACATCAGCCAGAAGATCTACGACCTGACCGACAGCAAG ATATACTTGATGCCACAGAGCCTGGCGAGGAAGAGAGTCTGGAACAAGAAGTACCCCATCTGCATTGAGCTGGCCAAACAGGAGGACTTCATGTCCAAGGCCCAGGGAGAAAGGCCTGAAGCTGGGGAAGACAAATTACCAGGACTGGGTGAGAAGATAGAAAGAGTGGACaaaggagagaaaactgaaGGACCGGCGTTAGTAGAGGAGCCCAAAAGACCAACGTCTGGAGGAGGGGATCTGACAATCTACCTGTTTGGGAGGACGGGTCGGGAAAAGGAGGAGTGGTTCCGGAGATTTCTGTTAGCGTCCCGAATGAAGTCAGAAGGAAGAAGTGGAAGTCTGGCTGGAATCTGCAAGAGTG CCTTCCTGCCCTCCCACAGCCGCAGTAGCAGCCTCCAGTCTGGTGGAGGCCTGGAGGCCGACAGCCGGAGCAGCAGCCGGGGAAGCCTGGAGGAGCTGCCTCTGTCCCAGCCTCGGCCCAGAGACGCCTCGGCCGCTCCGTCCTGTGGCGCCACTGCAGGGATGAAGCAGAAGATTCTGCTGGACTATAACATCTACATGGCCAAATACGTGAACCCCCAGGCGCCACCGAGGAGCCCAACTGCCACCGACAGCCCCGGACACAGCCCCGACAGCAGCCCCAAAACTACCAAAAAG TTACGCAGGAGTTCAGAGGAGTCTGCAGAGCCTGAGGCCTGGGTCAATGCTTTTCTGGGAAGGATATTCTGGGACTTCCTGGGAGAGAAGTACTGGGCCAATGTAGTCTCCAAAAAGATCCAAATGAAACTCAGTAAGATCAGG ctgCCATATGTCATGAATGAGCTGACTCTGACGGAGCTCGACATGGGCTTCTCCATCCCTAAGATCCTCCAGGCCTCCAAACCCTCCGTGGACCACCAAG GTCTGTGGTTTGATCTGGAAGTTTCCTACACAGGATCCTTCCTCATGACGCTAGAGACCAAGATGAACCTGGCTCGTCTGGGGAAGGAGGGCGAGGGCCTCGGGGAGCACGGGAAGGAATG GCCGCGGACGTACTGCCTGGCAGACAGCGATGAGGAATCGTCCAGCGCCGGCTCATCGGATGAAGAGGATCCTCCAGAACTCCTCAGTGATAAACCTGTCCTGCCGGGAGCCGAGGG CTACGTGGGAGGCCACAGACCCAGCAAGATCATGCGCTTTGTGGACAAGATAGCCAAGTCCAAGTACTTCCAGAAGGCCACGGAGACGGAGTTCATcaagaagaagatggaggaggtTTCCAACACGCCCCTGCTGCTCACAGTGGAGGTGCAGGAGTGTCGCGGGACGCTGGCTGTCAACATCCCACCTCCCCCTACGGATAGGATATG